A stretch of the Arachis stenosperma cultivar V10309 chromosome 6, arast.V10309.gnm1.PFL2, whole genome shotgun sequence genome encodes the following:
- the LOC130934304 gene encoding uncharacterized protein LOC130934304, with translation MQNQDAAIKKLETQIEFLFKQTPGHNNCSNINLIPREECQAITLRSGKELKETHKKPLGTELDEENKGHEESHTSIPKSHQEREVPNLCLSKALYPQQLQLKKKGEDNQFSRFLEIFKKLQINIPFAEAIEQMPLYAKFLKELMTKKRSWKNNETVVLTEECSAIIQHKLSQKLKDPRSFQIPCIIGEITVEKALCDLGASINLMSLAMMKKMKIEEAKPIRMALQLADRSFKFPHGVVEDLLVKVGDFIFPADFIVLDMEEGAKTSIILGRPFLATAGAIIDVQKGELVLRLHEEKLTFNVFKAMRYPNDSLGECMRLDSVEALVQETLEEELEASTEEELATSEEAAAAEIHVQGGLEEKEERKEAPKLELKALPTTLKYAYLGENKSYPVIINSALSQEQEEELLQVLRRHKDAIGWTLADLKGISSAICMHKILLEEDARPSIQP, from the coding sequence ATGCAGAATCAAGATGCTGCCATCAAGAAACTGGAAACACAGATTGAATTCTTATTCAAGCAAACCCCTGGGCACAACAATTGCAGCAATATTAACTTAATACCAAGGGAAGAATGTCAGGCCATCACCCTCAGAAGTGGGAAGGAATTGAAGGAGACCCACAAGAAACCACTAGGGACGGAATTGGATGAAGAAAACAAGGGACATGAGGAATCTCACACCTCAATCCCCAAGTCACATCAAGAAAGAGAAGTGCCCAATCTATGCCTCTCAAAGGCCCTATACCCACAACAGTTGCAATTAAAGAAGAAGGGAGAGGACAACCAATTCTCAAGATTCTTGGAGATCTTCAAGAAATTACAAATAAACATACCCTTTGCTGAAGCAATCgagcaaatgccactctatgccaagttTTTGAAGGAGTTGATGACCAAAAAGAGAAGCTGGAAGAATAATGAGACTGTGGTACTTACAGAAGAATGCAGCGCCATCATCCAACACAAATTGTCTCAAAAATTGAAGGATCCTAGGAGTTTCcaaatcccttgtatcattggaGAAATCACTGTGGAAAAGGCTTTATGTGATTTAGGAGCCAGCATAAACCTAATGTCTCTAGcgatgatgaagaagatgaagattgAAGAAGCCAAACCAATAAGAATGGCCCTCCAACTAGCAGACAGGTCATTCAAATTCCCCCATGGGGTAGTAGAAGACTTgttggtgaaggtgggagaCTTCATTTTCCCAGCAGATTTCATAGTACTAGACATGGAAGAAGGAGCTAAGACCTCCATCATCCTGGGGAGGCCATTTTTAGCCACTGCCGGAGCCattattgatgtccaaaaaggtgAACTGGTCCTCAGATTACACGAGGAGAAACTGACATTCAATGTGTTTAAAGCCATGAGATACCCGAATGACTCATTGGGAGAATGTATGAGGTTGGACTCAGTAGAAGCTTTGGTACAAGAAACTCTTGAAGAAGAGCTTGAAGCATCAACAGAAGAGGAGTTAGCAACAAGCGAAGAGGCCGCAGCCGCTGAAATACATGTTCAAGGAGGGCtagaagagaaggaagaaagaaaagaagcaccCAAATTGGAGCTTAAAGCACTGCCAACCActctcaagtatgcatacttgggaGAAAATAAAAGCTATCCAGTAATCATAAATTCAGCTCTCAGCcaagaacaagaggaagagtTGCTTCAAGTCTTACGAAGGCATAAGGATGCCATTGGATGGACACTTGCTGACTTGAAGGGAATCAGTTcagccatatgcatgcataagatactCCTAGAAGAAGATGCCAGACCTTCCATTCAGCCCTAA